The following proteins come from a genomic window of Pseudomonas cichorii:
- a CDS encoding non-ribosomal peptide synthetase, whose amino-acid sequence MSGMTQQAFLEIAQRLASLSADKKKLFRQRLAEKGIDSWRLPIVPAVPGEGQSLPLAQAQRRFLSAEALSSRALYNLCSVLRFDRDLDGQRLQQAMQQLTDRHQILRTRYTTDAQGQLQPHCEPLQVSLPKVERLTLAAADYEQWCADEYARQLAEPFDLALSAPWRWQAFSDAQGQSTWLFFTIHHVAYDAWSAQQLTLELAEAYRALALNEPARQPELSIQYADYAAWEQEWLDSDSCQQHIEFWRTQLADAPAPLALPLDRPRPAASQRRHSGAVLARELSHELTTAVEAAIRKQGVTLYIYGLTAFSCLLSRYSGENDVCLGTSAAQRDRPELVPLIGPLLNTLVIRQQLQGNPDFTSALLRTRDTVAAAFDHQLLPFENVLESLERPRSSPLFQVMFVQVDLPASRTLELPGVAVEVLDPPQRHARFDLTLRLVRTADSRLRCELEYSDELFDAATVEQMLDDLLAILGQAASHPQRRLAELQLVSPASELSGPALGSTPLPLDRQVQHWATHTPTAPALCSLEQTIDYATLGAASRSLAAKLAGQGIEPGHVVALCMPRCAEQLLATLACWQRGAVCLFLDPAQPPQRLAQLLQDSGASLWLTLAEAPETGVDIARLELSTGDWSADAPVDSGQSLSQPQLPAYLIYTSGSTGQPKGVLVTHANLAHYATAVGQRLQAKPGSRWATLATVAADLGLTCVFAALNAGDPLVLPPASLTFDPPGWADFLDQQPVDCLKIAPSHLRGLLALDDARRVLPREVLILGGEGFDQALFTQVRELAPQLRIFNHYGPSETTIGVICGEISSIDSLESGQYLPLGQPLAGCELRIVDGNDIPVPLGVAGELLIAGPQVAQGYLGQPELTAKAFGSTAQSHSQHQRFYRSGDRVRLDRNGRLVFLGRQDDQVKIRGFRVEPGEVSAWLNARPQVREGAVLAQEIKGRTQLVAYISPALSTEELADVQAEARHQLPEHMLPAHWLTLDTLPLTANGKLDRRALPEPAETETASAVAQPPTGATEQQLAQLWCQVLGCAQVGREDDFFALGGDSILSLQLIGLASRAGLMLKPRDVLQHSTLAGMALCIDCRQQPALSTVLDAFRELLEQPGLGPDADFFAAGGDSILSLQLIARLRKAELRLMPRQLLENPTPRQLAGVLKPVAAKAVTPPVAIQAADQPQPLSHAQQRVWFMQQLDPAQTAYNVTQLLALRGDLDVPRLQSTCQALVQRHEALRCRFFEEQGQVWQRLDETGTPIFNVHDLSGLSESEQQATIAKAARRVFDLVNGPLLAIDVFSIAPGDYRLLFNVHHIAVDGWSMGLLVQDFALIYQDQPTPAATGLLPFIQEQRQRLDGEQGQQLLGYWQQRLQGLGNEPLELPDHCLRPAVQAYEGARDEFVLPGVLSAAVDAQARALGVTPFVLYFAAYQILLWRHAGRTDFAIGLPVAGRESAAGQALVGLFVNTLAHRVQIDARQSLQAFITTLNGQLADDMAHQELPFEQLLDTLDFERHLDRTPVFQNLFNYQIDHGDSRRFSLPGVSVESLALPDGVVSAKFDLTFNLFTHGRGAAANTRLIVEYATALLSPETTQRLVEDYQGLLGSLTRLDLQQSLLEVPLGSVAKLATSGTSMEVHCEADFVTRFEVQAALHPERVAVFSADRRLSYAALDAQANRLAHWLLEQGVGHESTVAFCMPRDERLLVCMLGIQKAGASYLPLDPGHPAARQAQILTRAQPQLLLCDARAADLPEPLRCYLWADLPLAQFPAQVPAADRNLQQLAYTLYTSGSTGQPKGVQISRGNFANFLLAMEQALPLDTVQRYLALTTVTFDICGLELCLPLVRGGSVVLADDDERQDPVLLASLIKNQSVDLIQATPATWAMLLQGDRQVLAGRVALAGGEALSADMATELRQSVAHLVNVYGPTETTVWSTQTPINALQLPVAPIGRPLLNTRCHVLDEHLCEVPTGCVGELYIAGDGLARGYAGQPGLTAERFIADPFSTDGSRLYRTGDLARWQPDGQLYYLGRTDDQIKLRGFRIELGEIEAVLLSHPKLVQAVVAVQGEHLAAFWVAEAGSSPDETEIRDYLQARLPVYMLPTHMQALEQLPLNTNGKVDRKQLPRLQLDTSASSTVQRPLSASETLLAEIWGAVLKRQQIPADGHFFQLGGHSLMAAQVRGRLREQGFEVPLRWLFETPVLAELAARLEGLARDLDIGSLAIPHVDQQIAQPLSSAQQRVWLMQQLDLADSSFNMGSNVRLRGELDEQSLQRSLQRLVSRHAILRTTYHQQGGELRQRIHGDLSVKLQVIDSSEAQWSAEARKVALRPFDLGSEAPLRAVLYRTGEQEHVLQLVMHHIASDGWSGAVLVDELIQGYEAYSAGLQPAQGELPIQYVDYAVWQGSPAVQLRQREGLDFWRRTLAGIPSQVPLPFDFPRPERDTGTGAALDFQLSASTVERLKAFAQESGTSPFMLLLTCYAAVLQRETQGRDLVIGTDVANRDHPATESLIGFFVNLLALRIRLQPELSFREQAQQVRELCLQAFAWQDTPFERVVECLELPRVANLHPLLQTLFVLDNTPRQQRQLGNLQVEPLTGEQHHSKFDMALFASEDGDAISLRWVYRTSLFRPATVERLRDAFESLLDMALNAPENPIDTLIPTVKGAAAMSTDNPVQRKMSKLGKMRQSASPAAREPIEARPLREGSKFPLLVTLRDRELAPAIWAEANRDKVESWLREHGGILFRGFDLPTPVDFESFCQALCPQLYGQYGDLPKKEGGKNIYKSTPYPKDRMILFHNESAHQHRWPRRQWFYCEIPASTGGATPIVDSREVYRELPAWLQAKLRSKQLMYVRNFSTSLDVSWQHFFQTEERAEVERICRESNIEFQWRGANDLHTRQVCPAVILHPLTGEESFFNQIQLYHPAFLDADIREQFLRDGEATMPRQVFYGDGSELEESAIEAINAAYDRCAVRFDWQQGDVVMLDNMLAAHARDPFDGERKIVVAMGEIYGRDQVMAAPAQTEETHAELNP is encoded by the coding sequence ATGAGTGGGATGACGCAACAAGCGTTCCTGGAGATTGCACAGCGACTGGCGTCCTTGTCTGCGGACAAGAAAAAGCTGTTCCGCCAGCGTCTGGCCGAGAAGGGCATCGATAGCTGGCGGCTGCCAATAGTGCCTGCCGTACCCGGCGAAGGTCAAAGCCTGCCGCTGGCCCAGGCGCAACGGCGCTTTCTGTCGGCTGAAGCCCTGAGCAGTCGTGCGCTCTACAACCTTTGCTCGGTGCTGCGTTTCGACCGCGACCTCGATGGTCAGCGTCTGCAACAGGCCATGCAGCAGTTGACCGACCGTCATCAGATCCTGCGCACACGCTACACAACTGATGCGCAAGGTCAGTTGCAGCCCCATTGCGAACCTTTGCAGGTGTCTCTGCCAAAGGTCGAGCGCTTGACACTGGCGGCGGCCGACTACGAGCAATGGTGTGCCGACGAATACGCACGCCAGCTCGCCGAGCCCTTCGATCTTGCCCTGTCTGCACCCTGGCGCTGGCAGGCCTTCAGCGATGCGCAGGGCCAGTCGACCTGGCTGTTTTTCACCATCCATCACGTGGCCTACGATGCCTGGTCGGCTCAGCAGCTCACTCTGGAACTGGCCGAGGCTTATCGGGCGCTTGCACTGAATGAACCTGCCCGGCAACCGGAGCTGAGCATTCAGTACGCCGATTACGCGGCCTGGGAACAGGAGTGGCTGGACAGTGATAGTTGCCAGCAGCACATCGAGTTCTGGCGCACCCAACTGGCGGATGCCCCGGCACCGCTGGCCTTGCCTCTGGACCGCCCACGCCCTGCGGCCAGCCAGCGCCGTCATAGCGGCGCGGTGCTTGCCCGTGAACTTTCGCACGAACTGACGACAGCCGTCGAAGCCGCCATTCGCAAGCAAGGCGTGACGCTGTACATCTACGGCCTGACCGCTTTCAGTTGTCTGCTGTCCCGCTATAGCGGTGAAAACGATGTGTGCCTTGGCACTTCCGCCGCCCAGCGTGACCGGCCGGAACTGGTGCCCTTGATCGGCCCGTTGCTCAACACGTTGGTGATCCGCCAGCAGTTGCAGGGCAACCCGGACTTCACAAGCGCACTGCTGCGCACCCGTGACACCGTCGCAGCCGCCTTCGATCATCAATTGCTACCGTTCGAGAATGTGCTGGAAAGCCTTGAGCGCCCACGTTCAAGCCCGCTGTTCCAGGTCATGTTCGTGCAGGTCGACTTGCCCGCAAGCCGCACCCTGGAACTGCCCGGTGTTGCGGTCGAAGTGCTTGACCCGCCGCAGCGCCATGCCCGTTTCGACCTGACGCTGCGCCTGGTGCGCACCGCCGACTCGCGCCTGCGTTGCGAGCTGGAATACAGCGACGAATTGTTCGATGCCGCCACGGTCGAGCAAATGCTGGACGACCTGCTGGCGATTCTTGGGCAGGCTGCGAGCCATCCCCAGCGGCGTCTGGCCGAACTGCAACTGGTTTCGCCTGCGAGCGAACTGAGCGGTCCGGCATTGGGCTCGACGCCCTTGCCGCTGGACCGGCAAGTCCAGCACTGGGCAACCCATACACCGACCGCGCCGGCCTTGTGCAGCCTTGAGCAGACCATTGATTACGCAACCCTGGGTGCCGCCAGCCGGTCGCTGGCTGCAAAACTGGCCGGGCAGGGCATTGAGCCGGGTCATGTGGTTGCGCTGTGCATGCCTCGTTGCGCCGAGCAGTTGCTGGCGACCCTGGCCTGCTGGCAGCGCGGTGCGGTCTGCCTGTTTCTCGATCCGGCCCAGCCGCCGCAGCGACTTGCGCAACTGTTGCAGGACAGTGGCGCAAGCCTGTGGCTGACCCTGGCCGAAGCGCCTGAAACCGGTGTCGACATTGCGCGCCTTGAGCTGAGTACTGGCGACTGGTCGGCTGACGCGCCTGTGGATTCGGGCCAAAGCCTTAGCCAGCCGCAACTGCCTGCTTACCTCATCTACACCTCGGGTTCGACCGGTCAGCCCAAGGGCGTGCTGGTCACTCACGCCAATCTGGCGCATTACGCGACGGCTGTCGGCCAACGTTTGCAGGCAAAACCGGGCAGCCGTTGGGCGACCCTGGCCACCGTGGCTGCGGATCTGGGCCTGACGTGCGTATTCGCAGCCCTGAATGCCGGTGATCCGCTGGTGCTGCCGCCCGCATCCCTGACCTTCGACCCACCGGGCTGGGCTGACTTCCTCGACCAGCAGCCGGTGGACTGCCTGAAAATCGCGCCTTCGCATTTGCGCGGTTTGCTGGCACTGGACGATGCCCGACGGGTGTTGCCAAGAGAGGTGTTGATTCTGGGGGGCGAAGGCTTCGATCAGGCGTTGTTCACGCAAGTACGCGAACTGGCACCGCAACTGCGCATCTTCAACCACTACGGTCCTTCGGAAACCACGATCGGTGTGATCTGTGGCGAAATTTCGTCCATCGATTCACTGGAATCGGGGCAGTACCTGCCTTTGGGTCAGCCATTGGCAGGCTGTGAACTGCGCATTGTCGATGGCAATGACATTCCGGTTCCGCTGGGCGTGGCCGGTGAGCTGTTGATTGCAGGCCCACAGGTTGCACAGGGTTATCTCGGCCAACCTGAACTGACTGCAAAGGCATTCGGTTCTACGGCCCAGAGCCATAGCCAGCACCAGCGCTTTTACCGCAGCGGTGACCGGGTTCGCCTGGATCGCAACGGGCGTCTGGTGTTCCTGGGGCGTCAGGACGATCAGGTCAAGATCCGCGGTTTCCGGGTCGAACCGGGCGAAGTCAGTGCCTGGCTCAATGCCCGGCCACAGGTTCGCGAAGGTGCGGTGCTGGCACAGGAAATCAAAGGCCGGACACAACTGGTGGCGTATATCAGCCCCGCGCTGAGCACTGAGGAACTGGCTGACGTGCAAGCCGAGGCCCGGCATCAATTGCCGGAGCATATGCTGCCTGCCCATTGGCTGACGCTGGACACACTGCCGCTGACCGCCAATGGCAAACTGGATCGCCGCGCCTTGCCGGAACCGGCTGAAACTGAAACAGCAAGCGCAGTCGCTCAGCCACCGACAGGTGCCACGGAGCAGCAACTGGCGCAGTTGTGGTGTCAGGTGCTGGGGTGTGCGCAGGTCGGGCGCGAGGATGATTTCTTTGCCCTCGGCGGTGATTCGATCCTCAGTCTGCAACTGATCGGCCTGGCATCTCGCGCAGGGCTCATGCTGAAACCACGGGACGTCTTGCAGCATTCCACGCTGGCGGGCATGGCCCTGTGCATCGATTGCCGCCAGCAGCCGGCCTTGTCCACGGTTCTTGACGCCTTTCGCGAATTGCTTGAGCAACCAGGGCTTGGACCGGATGCCGATTTCTTTGCCGCAGGCGGCGACTCGATCCTCAGTCTGCAATTGATTGCCCGCTTGCGTAAGGCCGAACTGCGCCTGATGCCTCGGCAGTTGCTGGAAAATCCGACGCCTCGGCAACTGGCCGGGGTATTGAAACCTGTTGCAGCAAAGGCCGTTACGCCGCCAGTAGCCATTCAGGCAGCAGATCAACCGCAGCCCCTGTCCCATGCCCAGCAGCGGGTGTGGTTCATGCAGCAACTGGATCCGGCGCAAACCGCTTATAACGTCACTCAGTTGCTGGCCTTGCGCGGTGATCTGGATGTTCCGCGCCTGCAAAGCACTTGTCAGGCGCTGGTCCAGCGGCATGAAGCGTTGCGCTGCCGTTTCTTTGAAGAGCAAGGGCAGGTCTGGCAGCGTCTGGACGAGACAGGCACGCCGATCTTCAATGTGCATGACCTCAGCGGCCTGAGCGAGTCCGAGCAACAGGCAACCATCGCCAAGGCCGCCCGACGTGTCTTTGATCTGGTCAACGGGCCGTTGCTGGCCATCGATGTCTTCAGCATTGCGCCCGGCGATTACCGCCTGCTGTTCAATGTGCATCACATTGCCGTGGACGGTTGGTCCATGGGCTTGCTGGTTCAGGACTTTGCGCTGATCTATCAGGACCAGCCAACGCCTGCAGCAACCGGTTTGCTGCCGTTCATCCAAGAGCAGCGGCAACGTCTGGACGGCGAGCAAGGCCAGCAATTGCTGGGTTATTGGCAGCAGCGCCTGCAAGGTCTGGGCAATGAACCTCTTGAGCTGCCCGATCACTGTCTGCGGCCAGCGGTGCAGGCCTACGAAGGTGCCCGTGACGAATTTGTCTTGCCGGGTGTTCTGAGCGCGGCAGTCGATGCACAGGCCCGAGCATTGGGTGTTACGCCTTTCGTGCTGTACTTTGCCGCTTACCAGATCCTGCTGTGGCGACATGCCGGGCGCACGGATTTCGCCATCGGCTTGCCGGTGGCCGGGCGTGAGTCGGCGGCCGGGCAGGCGTTGGTCGGCCTGTTCGTCAACACCCTGGCTCACCGTGTACAGATCGATGCCCGACAAAGCCTGCAAGCATTCATCACGACCCTGAACGGGCAACTGGCCGATGACATGGCCCATCAGGAGTTGCCGTTCGAGCAACTGTTGGACACGCTGGATTTTGAACGCCATCTGGATCGCACGCCGGTGTTCCAGAACCTGTTCAACTACCAGATCGACCATGGCGATTCCCGCCGCTTCAGCCTGCCGGGTGTCAGCGTGGAATCACTGGCGCTGCCGGACGGTGTGGTCAGTGCCAAGTTCGACCTGACGTTCAACCTGTTCACCCACGGGCGTGGCGCCGCTGCCAATACCCGCCTGATTGTCGAGTACGCCACCGCACTGCTGAGTCCTGAAACCACTCAGCGTCTGGTCGAGGATTATCAGGGCCTGCTCGGCAGCCTGACCCGCCTTGATCTTCAGCAGAGCCTGTTGGAAGTGCCGCTGGGCTCGGTTGCAAAACTGGCCACCTCGGGCACGTCCATGGAGGTGCACTGCGAAGCGGATTTTGTGACGCGCTTTGAAGTACAGGCGGCCCTGCATCCCGAGCGCGTCGCGGTATTCAGCGCAGATCGGCGCTTGAGCTACGCAGCGCTGGATGCCCAGGCCAACCGGCTGGCCCATTGGCTGCTGGAGCAGGGCGTTGGTCACGAGTCGACAGTTGCCTTCTGCATGCCACGGGATGAAAGACTGCTGGTATGCATGCTGGGGATCCAGAAAGCCGGGGCTTCCTACCTGCCGCTCGATCCTGGCCATCCAGCGGCCCGTCAGGCGCAGATTCTCACCCGTGCGCAGCCACAATTGCTGCTCTGCGATGCGCGGGCTGCCGACTTGCCGGAGCCACTGCGCTGCTACCTCTGGGCCGACCTGCCGTTGGCACAGTTCCCGGCACAGGTTCCGGCGGCTGACAGAAACCTTCAACAACTGGCTTACACGCTCTACACCTCGGGTTCCACCGGGCAGCCCAAGGGGGTGCAGATCAGTCGCGGCAACTTTGCCAACTTCCTGCTGGCCATGGAGCAAGCGCTGCCACTGGACACCGTGCAGCGTTACCTGGCCCTGACTACCGTCACCTTCGATATCTGTGGCCTGGAACTGTGCCTGCCGCTGGTGCGCGGCGGTTCCGTGGTGCTGGCCGACGATGACGAGCGTCAGGACCCTGTGTTGCTCGCCAGTCTGATCAAGAACCAGTCCGTGGACCTGATTCAGGCCACACCAGCCACCTGGGCCATGCTGTTGCAGGGCGACCGTCAGGTGCTGGCCGGGCGTGTGGCGCTGGCCGGCGGTGAAGCACTGTCGGCAGACATGGCCACCGAGCTGCGTCAATCCGTAGCTCATCTCGTCAACGTCTATGGCCCGACAGAAACCACCGTATGGTCTACCCAGACCCCGATCAATGCGCTGCAATTACCTGTCGCGCCTATTGGCCGGCCATTGCTCAACACCCGTTGCCACGTGCTCGACGAGCACTTGTGCGAAGTGCCGACCGGTTGCGTCGGTGAGCTGTACATCGCCGGTGATGGCTTGGCCCGTGGTTATGCCGGGCAACCTGGCCTGACCGCAGAACGCTTCATTGCCGACCCGTTCAGCACCGATGGCAGCCGCCTGTACCGCACAGGGGATCTGGCGCGTTGGCAACCCGACGGGCAGTTGTATTACCTGGGCCGCACCGACGACCAGATCAAACTGCGCGGTTTCCGCATCGAACTGGGCGAGATCGAGGCGGTTCTGCTCAGTCACCCGAAACTGGTTCAGGCGGTCGTGGCCGTGCAGGGCGAGCATCTGGCTGCGTTCTGGGTGGCAGAGGCTGGCAGTTCACCTGACGAAACCGAGATCCGTGACTATTTGCAGGCGCGCTTGCCGGTTTACATGCTGCCGACGCATATGCAGGCACTGGAACAGTTGCCTCTTAACACCAACGGCAAAGTGGATCGCAAGCAATTGCCACGTTTGCAACTGGATACCTCTGCCAGCAGCACCGTCCAGCGTCCGCTATCGGCCAGCGAAACCTTGCTGGCTGAAATCTGGGGCGCAGTGTTGAAACGCCAGCAGATTCCTGCCGACGGTCATTTCTTCCAGTTGGGCGGGCATTCGTTGATGGCTGCCCAGGTGCGTGGGCGCTTGCGCGAGCAGGGTTTTGAAGTACCTCTGCGCTGGCTGTTCGAGACCCCGGTACTGGCCGAGCTGGCTGCGCGGCTCGAAGGCCTGGCGCGTGATCTGGATATCGGCTCGCTGGCGATTCCTCACGTCGATCAGCAAATCGCACAGCCGTTGTCTTCGGCGCAGCAGCGGGTCTGGCTGATGCAGCAACTGGATCTGGCCGACAGCAGTTTCAATATGGGCAGCAACGTGCGCTTGCGCGGAGAGCTGGACGAGCAATCCCTGCAACGCTCATTGCAGCGACTGGTAAGCCGACATGCCATCTTGCGCACCACCTATCACCAGCAGGGCGGCGAATTGCGTCAGCGGATTCATGGGGATCTGTCGGTAAAGCTGCAAGTGATCGACTCCAGTGAAGCCCAATGGTCGGCCGAGGCCCGCAAGGTTGCGTTGCGACCTTTCGATCTGGGCAGCGAGGCGCCTTTGCGGGCGGTGCTGTATCGCACTGGCGAGCAGGAGCATGTGCTGCAACTGGTCATGCACCACATTGCCTCCGATGGCTGGTCCGGCGCGGTACTGGTGGATGAGCTGATTCAGGGCTACGAAGCCTACAGTGCAGGCCTGCAACCCGCGCAGGGCGAACTGCCGATTCAGTACGTCGACTATGCCGTGTGGCAAGGCTCGCCTGCAGTTCAGTTGCGTCAGCGTGAAGGCCTGGACTTCTGGCGGCGCACCCTGGCGGGTATCCCGTCGCAAGTGCCATTGCCGTTCGACTTCCCGCGCCCGGAACGCGACACCGGTACCGGTGCAGCGCTGGACTTCCAGTTGTCGGCCTCCACGGTCGAGCGCCTGAAAGCCTTTGCCCAGGAAAGTGGTACTTCACCGTTCATGCTGTTGCTGACCTGTTATGCCGCCGTGTTGCAGCGCGAAACCCAAGGTCGAGATCTGGTGATCGGGACCGATGTCGCAAACCGCGACCATCCGGCTACCGAGTCGCTGATCGGTTTCTTCGTCAACCTGCTGGCCTTGCGTATCCGTCTGCAACCGGAACTGAGTTTCCGTGAGCAGGCGCAGCAGGTCCGGGAGCTTTGTCTGCAAGCATTCGCCTGGCAGGACACGCCGTTCGAGCGTGTCGTTGAATGCCTGGAACTGCCGCGTGTGGCCAACTTGCATCCGTTGCTGCAAACGCTGTTTGTCCTGGACAACACGCCGCGTCAGCAACGTCAGTTGGGCAACCTGCAGGTCGAGCCGCTGACCGGCGAGCAGCATCACTCCAAGTTCGACATGGCGCTGTTTGCCAGCGAAGACGGGGATGCGATCAGCCTGCGCTGGGTGTATCGCACCAGCCTGTTCCGCCCGGCCACGGTCGAACGCCTGCGAGACGCTTTCGAGTCGCTGCTGGACATGGCCCTCAACGCGCCTGAAAACCCTATCGATACCTTGATTCCGACAGTAAAGGGAGCTGCTGCAATGTCCACGGACAACCCGGTGCAACGCAAGATGAGCAAATTGGGCAAGATGCGCCAGAGCGCTTCTCCCGCAGCCCGTGAGCCCATCGAAGCCCGACCGTTGCGCGAAGGCTCGAAATTCCCCTTGCTGGTGACCCTGCGCGACCGTGAACTGGCCCCGGCCATCTGGGCTGAAGCCAACCGTGACAAGGTCGAGAGCTGGCTGCGCGAGCATGGCGGCATTCTGTTCCGTGGTTTCGACCTGCCGACCCCGGTCGATTTCGAGAGCTTTTGCCAGGCCTTGTGCCCGCAGCTCTATGGTCAGTACGGTGATCTGCCCAAGAAAGAGGGCGGCAAGAACATCTACAAGTCCACGCCATACCCCAAGGACCGGATGATCCTGTTCCACAACGAAAGCGCGCATCAGCATCGCTGGCCGCGTCGGCAGTGGTTCTACTGCGAGATTCCGGCCTCCACCGGTGGCGCGACGCCGATTGTCGACAGCCGCGAGGTCTATCGGGAACTGCCGGCCTGGTTGCAGGCGAAGCTGCGCAGCAAACAATTGATGTACGTGCGCAATTTCAGCACCAGCCTGGACGTCAGCTGGCAGCACTTCTTCCAGACCGAGGAACGTGCCGAAGTCGAGCGGATCTGCCGTGAAAGCAATATCGAGTTCCAGTGGCGCGGCGCCAACGACCTGCATACCCGTCAGGTCTGCCCGGCGGTGATTCTGCATCCGCTGACCGGCGAAGAGAGCTTCTTCAACCAGATCCAACTGTACCATCCGGCCTTTCTGGATGCCGACATCCGCGAGCAGTTCCTGCGCGATGGCGAAGCAACCATGCCCAGGCAGGTGTTCTACGGCGACGGCTCGGAGCTTGAAGAGAGCGCCATCGAAGCCATCAACGCTGCCTACGACCGTTGCGCCGTGCGCTTCGACTGGCAGCAAGGCGATGTGGTGATGCTCGACAATATGCTGGCGGCCCATGCCCGGGACCCGTTCGACGGCGAGCGAAAGATTGTGGTGGCCATGGGCGAGATTTATGGCCGTGATCAGGTAATGGCTGCCCCGGCGCAGACCGAAGAAACCCACGCAGAGTTGAACCCATGA